Genomic segment of Arachis stenosperma cultivar V10309 chromosome 4, arast.V10309.gnm1.PFL2, whole genome shotgun sequence:
ACGATCAGATCGATTGCGTAAAGTGTGcaataacaaaaaaatcagAGAGAATATAAAAAAAGACCGTTCTATTTCTATTCTATTAGTATtagtttaatattaaattagtatTAGTATAGTATGTGTTCTCTATTGTTTGTTTCTTCTTTATGTAATATCTAGGTATCAAAATACTATTCTCGAATGGCTAGCTAGGTTATGGCAAGAAGGATTCACTTCAGTCATTATCATCACATTTTGTTGTGGGTGAACCGTCCCTACATGGTTTTATGAATATATAAGTTTGTTGGTGCCTACAAATCTAGGCTTGAAGAAAATAAAGCATGGGATTGAATATGACACGAATCATTAGCAACATCAATCTAAAACATCATGAAAGAATTATTTGCGCTCGAATcctattattaaaaatatcattaacAAAGTTTGACTAAGAAGTTATAAAATTCTTAGCAATTTGTTTTCTGGCCTCTCTAGAATTGATTCCTGAAGAGGCAGTCAGGCAAGTTTTTCTCATTGGTACTACCTGGGAACTGCTGCTGATTGTTCTGCTATTACATGTCTTTTGCCAACAGAATATCTACAGATTCTACCGAATAGTTTGTTAAGGTTTATTTTGTAGATTCTTAAAAGCCATTTTTGAACCAGCTACATAAGTAATCaaattttgaacaattttatcTCTGCTTCTGGAGTCTATCTATTCATTTCGACCTTCTCACTGCGTCTATGAACTATAGAAAAACTTTCAAGTATATCAGTATTTCAGTAAattttaaccgttgattttaattatatatattttttataattaagattaatgattaaaaattaCTGAAATACTAATATAGTATACTGGTACACTTTAAAGCTttcctaaaggaaacttcctaGCAAGTTCTCAAAATGACCAAAATAGTCTTAATTAAACAAGAGTCATAGTGATGCTGTGCTACTAGTTGTTCTGTTTTAGGAACTTTTTCAATCTCTTGCTGCATTCAACATAAGGTTTTTAATTCACTTTTTGCTAGTAACACTACTGTCAAGTCCGAGTAACCATTTATCATTTGATTCATTAAAGCATACTGCTAGGGGTGGCAATGGATAGCGTAAGGTAGAGTTTGGAACCAACCCTAATCCTAACCCTACCCGCAGAttgagatttttatataaactcaACCCTACATTACTCGCGGGTTGAAATTACctcaaccctaaccctactCATTCTTAACCTGCGTACGCAACCCTACCCGCGAATTACAACAAAAATGTaacattattatataacttaataatcatttaaaataaaactgccttttatattaaaaaaatattaaattatcaattaatgatcTTTTTTTAATGGCTAAAGATCTTTTGTATTTAGTAAAAGATCTTTGGTTCAACATCCacttaaaacatatttttatataaatatataacatatacatatatagggtGTGAGTTGGTCAGGTAGGATTGAAACTCAACCCACACCCTACTCGACCCACATGAAAACCCTACCCACTGCGAATCGGGTTGACAACCCGCACGCAGGTAGGATACATGTTGCCATTCTGCGAATAGATTGAGCACTGCAAGAAATCATGCATCAATTTATTCGAGTAAATAACAGCTAGTACGTCTATTACACCTAAATCATTTACTTTTAAATAGGTCGTTCATATTCCCGTACAACATACGCATCAGGAATTCAGGAAAGTGCTTCACCCAGAACGATCCTACGATATTATTTTATAGTTTCTAGCGTTGAAAATCTGAAATCTTTGCATGTGCGTAAGAGATTGATCTTGTTGATAAGTATCATCTATATCTAAAATTCTCCTCGCTCCtcttttttgtgattttagatAGTGGAAAGAAAACACGCTTATACCGGTATGAAAACAAATATTACAAGCTCTTCAGAGGGTAGTCGAAACAAGTGAGAAAACCTGTTTTTGATTACGAAAGTGAAATGCAATGATATTTGTGTTGAATTCTTCATTCAATATGAAGATGAAGAATGCAACCAGCCAACCAGTATGAACGTAAAGATGTATCAGGTTGCGGCTGTGGACAAGTTTTCTACCATAATCGTTGGCGGATACATAACTATAGCCGTAACTTTCAACGAGTTATCAACTTCCTTGTCATCGACAAAATAGAATATTGATATAAGAAATTTGTGCATTCATCAGGAACTATCCCAGGATCATCAATAAAAGGAGCTACCAAATACTGCAGTTGGATAAAACTGACACACCGAAAGCACCAATCATTTGAATATGGTGATATCAACAATTTGGTGTGTTAGATGCCGAGGTATGATTAGTCATTTCAACTTACTGCTGTTGGTAGAATGCTGCTCAGTAAGTACTTTTAAAACGCTTACCAATGCTTTCAAACGGTCCCATATGCTGAGACCATATAGTGCTTCAACTAGTGACTCCTGAAATTCGAAGGCATTTTCTGCTACAGGATACTAAGGCAAAGAAGAAGCGCATGTCATTATGTAGCAAAGTGTGATAACATGTAAGTGTATTATCAAAGGTTTCCCAGGCTGACCTGAATAGGCTTAGGTATCACGGTTTTTATGTATGGCCACCATCTATCTTCAACAACAGCTTTTACAAGGCAGCATGCTCGCAAACCTTCTGCACCACCAAATCGTCCAAATCCACTGTGTTTGACACCCCCAAATGGGAGGGACTGAAAAATCAGAATGCATCATTACTTCGGTAGAAATTTGAGGTAACCGAGATTGAGATAGAAATATATTCTGGCAGATTTTGCCAAAAAGAACTGCATAATGTAGAAAGCTGAATAAAGAAACAACTGTTGtaacatttatatttatttctGCTTGGCAATAAGATGTGATATAGCAAAGTAGATATGAAAGTAAATCAGAAACAGTTAAGAGTTGTGTTTTCTTGTCCTTCCTGTTCTGAAGAATAAATCAGAGGCTGGTTCCATCACCTAATTGGTAGAGTCCACTATTTTAAAACTTCTGTCCAACTTTCTAATCAGAAAGCTATTATTCAATTGCATAAatcatattatattatattatattgtgGTAGGCTCTCTCTAGCAGTTGGATGGATGTGAATATGTGATCGATACGACAATGCATACATCATATCATTACAAAGAGAAGTAGGCTTCCTTTGCACAAAGATGCAGATTCCCAGAAAAGTTACCTGACACATATATGTTGCTGCAAAATCATTAACAGCAGCAAAGCCACAATGTATCTGCGAAGCTATCTCTCTGGCATGGCTCTGATTGCCTGAGAAAACAGCACAGCCAAGCCCATATCTTGAGTCATTTGCAAGCTTGACAACCTCTTCATCAGAGCTGAATTTCATTATTGGCATGATTGGTCCAAATGCCTATATGTAGTTGAAGTACAAAGATGAACTTAGTAAGCAGTTGCTCAAGCATAAAACATAAGAATCTcaaataagtaaatgacatgaaACACAATAATGTAAATTTAAAATCTTCAATGCTTTTAGTCAAGATGCAacatttcatatttttttgttggttAATATTTTACATAGATATGGAAGTATGGACCATCAGTAAGCATTTATAGAGAACAAATATGATAAAAATGGGGGGAAATAAAGAGCGTAATGTCATGGAGAAGAGACAATAGCTAGTTCTGCTACCTCTTCTTGCATCAATCTCATGGAGTGATTCACATTAACAATCACAGTTGGGGGGTAATACTGATCAACTGCATCTCCACCAATAGGCCCGAAACTTCCTCTTGCAACAATTTCAGCACCTTTATCTATAGCATCATTGACAAGGCCTTCAAGTTTTTCAGAATGCTCATGCATGCATAGAGCACCCATGTCATACCTTCCAGCTAGTGGTGGACCCTGCAAGTAATCATTAACTGTGTGAAGCTTAAAAAACAGggataaaatacaaaatagcTCAGGGGACATTGTTCCCCTCTAAATCAATCCCAGATCCccctttttttatatttttttatttattgaagaAAATTAGCAACACCAAAAAATAAACTTTTCAACTGTAAATTGAGAAAATTCTATCAATTTGCTATATTTGAGCAGTGGGAAGCTAATAACAATCTATATTTGTGTTTGTTCTCAGGACACAGAATAGACTATAAAGCCAGTTCTTGATGCATATAATTTCAGGGAAAAATTATTTAACTCAACAAAATGGGAGGACACAGCAACATATCATGAACTGTATGGATGCTCCACAGGATATCACAAATTGCAGAAACACTGCAACAGTTTTAAGTGCAACCACAAGTGATTAAGAAGCCCATGTTAACATTAGAAGAGAGTTGCATGAGAATGTTTTAACAAAACACTTACAGCTGTAACAGATTTTATAATTTGTGTAACTTTACTGACAAAAGATGAATATATGCTCCTGTGGACATAAAAACGTTCAGCTCCAGCACAGTTCTGCCCACTTGACTGAAGAACAGCCCTGACAGCAATTTGAGCAACCTATGTTTGGCAGATCAAAGTCTGTTAAAACTATGGCACTCATGAATGTATACTTCATTAACTTGTAAAATTAACATTTGCCAACCAAGTGGTCAACAATAACACCCAAGGCATTTGGAAACCAGAAAATATGGATAGTATTCCTACATGGTCCACATCTACATCTTCACAAACAATAAATGCATCTTTTCCACCAAGCTCAAGTGTAACAGGTATAAGTGTCTCGGAAGCACCTCTCATTATCTGCATAACAGGAAGCAGCATATTAGCAGAATGCACAGAAATCTTAATACACGAAAAGTGATCTGCCATCTTATTCCATTGGTGAGACTCTTCCCtctccttttcttctttctttttgataGAACTGAGTAAATATTGACCTAGTACTCTTTAGAATTTCTTCATTAAGTATCCGATTTGCACAACATATCATAAATGAAATAATTGGAAAAAATGATTCAcaaatgagaggatgggatgagCCAAGTCGATTGGCCAAAGCAATCATACCATCTTGCCAACACCAGGTGATCCAACAAAAATGACTTTATCAGCAGAAGACACCAATGCTTCTCCTGTTTCACCAAATCTGGTAAAAAGGTCCAGTTAAAGCTGCAGCTGCAAACAtgacttagaaaaaaaaaagtaagaagCAGGGTACAAAATAAGACTCTACCCTGTTATCACCTCAACAAGGTCCTCTGGAGCACCTATGGCAGCAAGTGCTGACTGGATGATTCGGAAGTAAAAGCACCCAGACCAACTCGCGTTTTCTGATATCTGCAATCAGAATGATATAGTTTAGTGTCAAACTAAAAAGCataagcataaattttattGTAGTTAGTAAGAGTGGGTATTCCAACTTGAAAGGTTACAGAATATGATTTAATCCCCAGCAGCATAACAGCCAACCGTGTTATTCTGCAAAAGACTTTGTAAAATCATGGGATTAACAAACTGGTGATTGGCACAGTAGATATTTTGTCATTATATACCTTAATCACAATGCCATTTCCAGAAAAAAGTGCTGCCAACATAGGGTTGAAAATATTGTGGAACGGATAGTTCCATGACACAATGGCACCAATAACACCAAGGGGGTGAAATTCTACTCTAGCACTCTTATGAAGCATTGATCTTCCACTGGATCTGTAAGTTGTTAATCAACGATAAATGAATAAAAGAGTGGTCCATCAAATACTGGAATTTGAGATAAAGAAGTATATGAACTGTTTTGTGGTAATGAATATGAACAAATAGGCTACATAGTACATATACTAACAACAGAAAAGGAATGAGGGGATGGGATTGAGCCAGGTACCGGTATTCAGGTTTCAGCCACTTCTCACCCTCTGACAGTAGCCAATGGATCTTCTCACATGTTGTCATTATTTCTCCCAAAGAGGCATCCACCATTGTCTTTCCAGTATCACGCGAAGATATTCTAATAAAAGCACATCAATGATAATATATCATAACACATTATTATGGAATAAGAATAATTACCTAAGGAATGCAACAATATGATAACTAAAAACAAAGGAAGTTTGCATGGTTCCATAATTTGGTAACAAATTTAGTGACACCTAAATTTTCCTTTCATGACCACGGAGAAGTGCACCTACTCGCATATAAGCGCTTGATGTTTTATTATATACTTCAAAAGTATACGCAAGAATTGGCGTCTTTGCTTGAAGCTGGTCTTTGCCCACATTTTTTGGGCTTTCCGCACTTTTTCCACTTGCTCCCTGACCTATCCATGCATGCAAAGTATTTTGAGTTAATTCCTGCAATGCTTTTACTTATGAATCTTGTCAAACTATCATCCAATAATTTCTGAATACTTTGCAATAACTTGCTCTGTGCATCAATATTATCCTTTGGGTCATCTTATTGCTGTCCTTAATGTTTCTGGATCATAGAATATAGACAGATCAATTAGAGTACCATGATGACTGTTAATTCCTAAAATTAGGTGCAGCTAATTACGCATTCATATGCAAGAAAACAATACTTATTTAGAGCCAAAAGGGCACAACATCAGTAAATGGGACTACCATCTTTAAAGAATGCCAAATGAAAATTAAGGACACAGGTTTAACTAGAAGCTATTGACAACTTTTCTTCAATGCAAATGGCATATTTCTGATGTGACACGTTTCTCAACAATGATGTACTCATAAGTTTCTCACTTGTGTTTGTTTTCCTAGCTATTTTACTTCAGCAGTTAAATTTCTAAGTTTCCCTTTTTATCAAACTTTCATAAACATTAACTAGCAAAAAAGTATTCACATATGCAGTGCATCTTAAACTATTATTAGTGCTTAGGGAAATAGATACTAGAACTATGCATCATAATTCATAACCATGTCCCATGAGAAGAATGGGCTCACTGACCTCATCTGGGGTCAAAGCAGGAACATATCCCAAATACTTCATGGTAGCAGGCTCATAGCACTGAACTTTAGTGCCAGATTGCTGTGCCGCTCCCCTTGGAGGTACCTGAAGAGGAATAAGCCATCAACAAAACCAGATCAGCCATTTGCTTCCTTTTTCACATATAGATAGCACATTTAACAAACAAACTCCAAGTCATTACATTCAATGTGCCTCACTTACAAGAAGTGAATTCCTAACAGAAATATTAAATCTCATAATAATCTTCCCAGTAGGCTAAATAAAGGAATGATTGGGCACTTTCAAGGAAATTAATAAATCCTCCCAAGTCCTAACACATTCTCCATATAATCCGCATAATTATTAGATATTCAAAGTCTTGAATGCTTTAATATttacaaattataaaatattgatGACAGTTACTTTTACATTTAATACCTTCACATTATTAGGATGATTATTAGGAGTATCTGTAGGACTTAGGAGAATGTATAACTTCATTTTAATGTTCACAAGATATTAAGTACATTTGTTTCTtcatttaatattttctttattaaGTATATTTGGAGGATGTTCTAGCCTTCGAGGACAGTACACAGTAAAATTCATTTCTTAAAACGCATCAATCCGAATTCCGAAGCCACATTACAATGAAACCAACATTGAATTTTCAAATAGATAGAGAAAATCGCAACGATCGTGACATGATGCAAAAACaagttaacaaaataaataagcTCCTAATATGTCCTAACTCACTATGCAACAATTTGCAAAACTGAACAGAAAATGCAACATCACAAGCGATCCAATGAGAAGACAGCAGAAACATCACTCACATATATGAAGCTGTTCTCCTGAGCTTGGTTTCCATCGTCTAAAACTGCCATTTCCAAAATTCACGGCACATTTTCACCATCACAAAAACAATTCTCGTGCGACAGAttgagaaaaagagaaagagaagaaagtgTACCATCAGAAGCGTCAACATCGATGGAAGGAACCTTAGGAGGAATGAGCCAGAGGAGGAACTTGCCGATGGCGAAAGCGAGTGCGAGAACGAGCAAGGACCACCAGAACGCCATTAGAGAGGAGCTTCAAAGATTCAGATTCAGATTCAGAAAGAGAGAGTGTGCGCTAGGGTTCCGCAGAAGCTTCTAGAAGAAGAGAGTAATCGAAGAAGATAGAACGTTAATGTGTGATGCAAATGGGTAAAAGactaaagaaagaagaaggaaactGCAAAAAACTGAGGTAGGAATAAAGAGAAGCTGCTAAAAAAGTGACTCGGATTGCAATTTATATATGTTGAGTGGATCGGTTGCTAAATAGGGACCAAAATGAGAAAACAAGAACAGATTCCATGCGTGTTTGAAAGCTTGAATGCCTTGATCCCTCCACTCTCCCCTGATACCATGAGTTGAGTTGAGTGGAATTGATGAATGAACTCTTTGTGGCAGTATCTAAGATGCTCTTTGGGATAAATGGTGCATTATGCACCCTGTTATCTGATGGTTATATTTTCCCTAGAGCGTTGATCAGACTAATCAACTGTGAAATTGGAGGAAAAAACAAATAAGTTGATAAAGCCATAAAGTATCGCTTTAATCACAtctctttataatttttattatttgtgaGTATTATTACCATTTTGATTTAAAGAcacttaaaatattattttataaaaaaatatagagagccaatagaatatttgtacaatatgTATAATGGAGGTTTAGgaaatattagagatataattattggTGTTATCTTTATCCATCAATAAGCTTTTAGGATAAGTgatatcatgacatggtatcaAAACTCTAGatcaaaaaaattaactcatatagtacattgtacaaatattctatTGACTCTAATATCAATGGTTATTATGGATATTATGAGTgatgtttattttataacttatataatccattatacacattatacaaatattttattaattttctagCACGACtcttattttattgttttacgAACTTTTACATTAAAAGAGCTTGATTCATGAATTTGGAATACAACATAAATCTTTTGTTCTTTCAAACTCAATCATTAAGTGCTGCGGTTGCATTCTATTTTATacgatattttttaaataaataaaataaatactgtaTTTATAAATcgaaatatttaataataaaaaaattaactaaaaataattaaaatttattttatttaatatttattaattattgtatttagacaatatttagtatttattttatcaaaaaattagtaataaattttaaacgGAAGAGTAAAGATAAAgatattgaaaatatttttaaaaaatttgtttcATTAATATTCTCTCTAATGCTATGACGGTAGAGAGTAATATTGTTTCTAATGCTATGACGGTAGAGGGTGACAGCCTTCAAGTGGCACCCAAAAAAATATGAAACTGCTCTCATAGAATTGTCAGATTTTAGGAAAATCTCTAACAATCCATAATCTTAAAGGAATTTGTAAATCCTATTCCCCCAACCCAAAGTTAGATTTATCTATGAAACAAAAATCAATCTCGACAAGTTAAATGAAAACTAAGATCTTGTAGTTTTAAGGAATGGTTTATTATGGATCCGGATGGTTTATCTGAGGGTTTGGCAATGGTATAGAGAGATAGTTGCATTGTCCAAATTTTATAGCACGGTAGATTTTTCATTGCGGCTTCAATTTTGACAGCCGATTCTAACGATTCCTATGGTGTTCTAGGTGTTTATCTCGGTTCAAATAATTAACATAGAATGACTCAATTTGTTGAATTAACTTCATCACCCAACAGTTTCACTGTAAGGTTGTGTTAATGGGTGATGTCAATGCCATTTCTAATCAATTGGAGAAAGAAGATGGGGGTATAAAATCTCCCACTTCTATTTAGACTTTCAACAGTTTTATTGATGATAATTCTCTGATCGATGATAATTCTCTGATTGATATTGGTATGAGCGGAAGACCATTTACTTGGTCGAATAGACAAAGTGGTTATGAGTTAACACATGAGAGACTAGATCGATTTCTGGTAGGAGTTGATTGGCAGCAACTCTATCACAATGCATCGGTTCTTAGACTTTCAGAATCAGGGTAGGatcattcttttcttttcttagaTTTTAATCCGAGAATTGAGAGATCTAAAAGgtgattcaaatttc
This window contains:
- the LOC130977099 gene encoding aldehyde dehydrogenase 22A1-like isoform X2, with protein sequence MRNIKDSNKMTQRIILMHRASYCKVREQVEKVRKAQKMWAKTSFKQRRQFLRILLKYIIKHQALICEISSRDTGKTMVDASLGEIMTTCEKIHWLLSEGEKWLKPEYRSSGRSMLHKSARVEFHPLGVIGAIVSWNYPFHNIFNPMLAALFSGNGIVIKISENASWSGCFYFRIIQSALAAIGAPEDLVEVITGFGETGEALVSSADKVIFVGSPGVGKMIMRGASETLIPVTLELGGKDAFIVCEDVDVDHVAQIAVRAVLQSSGQNCAGAERFYVHRSIYSSFVSKVTQIIKSVTAGPPLAGRYDMGALCMHEHSEKLEGLVNDAIDKGAEIVARGSFGPIGGDAVDQYYPPTVIVNVNHSMRLMQEEAFGPIMPIMKFSSDEEVVKLANDSRYGLGCAVFSGNQSHAREIASQIHCGFAAVNDFAATYMCQSLPFGGVKHSGFGRFGGAEGLRACCLVKAVVEDRWWPYIKTVIPKPIQYPVAENAFEFQESLVEALYGLSIWDRLKALVSVLKVLTEQHSTNSSKLK
- the LOC130977099 gene encoding aldehyde dehydrogenase 22A1-like isoform X1 → MAFWWSLLVLALAFAIGKFLLWLIPPKVPSIDVDASDVLDDGNQAQENSFIYVPPRGAAQQSGTKVQCYEPATMKYLGYVPALTPDEVREQVEKVRKAQKMWAKTSFKQRRQFLRILLKYIIKHQALICEISSRDTGKTMVDASLGEIMTTCEKIHWLLSEGEKWLKPEYRSSGRSMLHKSARVEFHPLGVIGAIVSWNYPFHNIFNPMLAALFSGNGIVIKISENASWSGCFYFRIIQSALAAIGAPEDLVEVITGFGETGEALVSSADKVIFVGSPGVGKMIMRGASETLIPVTLELGGKDAFIVCEDVDVDHVAQIAVRAVLQSSGQNCAGAERFYVHRSIYSSFVSKVTQIIKSVTAGPPLAGRYDMGALCMHEHSEKLEGLVNDAIDKGAEIVARGSFGPIGGDAVDQYYPPTVIVNVNHSMRLMQEEAFGPIMPIMKFSSDEEVVKLANDSRYGLGCAVFSGNQSHAREIASQIHCGFAAVNDFAATYMCQSLPFGGVKHSGFGRFGGAEGLRACCLVKAVVEDRWWPYIKTVIPKPIQYPVAENAFEFQESLVEALYGLSIWDRLKALVSVLKVLTEQHSTNSSKLK